From a single Ascaphus truei isolate aAscTru1 chromosome 2, aAscTru1.hap1, whole genome shotgun sequence genomic region:
- the SIRT5 gene encoding NAD-dependent protein deacylase sirtuin-5, mitochondrial isoform X2 has translation MTRPSSNLADFREAFAKAKHIAVITGAGVSAESGVPTFRGAGGYWRKWQAQQLATPEAFARNPSRVWEFYHHRREVMLTKSPNPAHVAIAECEARLSKQGRKMVLITQNIDELHRRAGSRSLFEIHGSLFKTRCTNCGSVRENYNSPVCPALAGKGAPEPEVQEAGIPVQELPRCEEHGCSGLLRPDVVWFGETLDSNVLGEVEKELEICDLCLVVGTSSIVYPAAMFAPQVAARGVPVAEFNMETTPATTSFTFHFHGPCGTTLPPALARHETEIIS, from the exons ATGACTCGTCCAAGTTCTA ACCTGGCTGATTTCCGAGAAGCCTTTGCTAAGGCAAAGCACATTGCAGTGATTACAGGCGCCGGTGTCAGTGCAGAGAGTGGAGTCCCCACTTTCAGAGGAGCCGGAGGATACTGGAGGAAATGGCAAGCCCAG CAATTGGCGACACCTGAGGCCTTTGCCAGGAACCCCTCCCGGGTCTGGGAATTTTATCACCATCGGAGGGAAGTGATGCTGACGAAAAGTCCAAACCCAGCGCATGTGGCCATCGCAGAGTGTGAAGCCCGGCTGAGCAAACAGGGACGGAAGATGGTGCTCATAACCCAGAACATTGATGAGCTGCACCGCAGGGCAGGATCCCGCAGCCTCTTTGAAATACACG gGAGTTTGTTCAAGACCCGATGTACCAACTGCGGCAGCGTCCGAGAAAACTACAATAGCCCTGTGTGTCCGGCTCTCGCTGGAAAGGG TGCTCCTGAGCCGGAGGTGCAGGAGGCTGGCATCCCTGTACAGGAACTTCCACG GTGTGAAGAGCATGGCTGCAGCGGCCTACTCCGTCCCGACGTGGTGTGGTTTGGAGAGACCTTGGATTCCAATGTCCTAGGAGAAGTGGAAAAAGAACTTGAAATATGCGACCTCTGTTTGGTG GTTGGAACCTCTTCTATTGTCTATCCTGCCGCAATGTTTGCACCGCAAGTGGCTGCTAGAGGGGTACCAGTAGCAGAGTTTAACATGGAAACTACACCAGCTACCACAAGCTTTAC GTTTCATTTCCACGGGCCTTGTGGTACAACGCTGCCCCCAGCTCTTGCTCGCCATGAAACAGAAATAATCTCTTGA
- the SIRT5 gene encoding NAD-dependent protein deacylase sirtuin-5, mitochondrial isoform X3 produces the protein MILLQFHTRRLVTHVYSGLKPTSQKNGITLEMTRPSSNLADFREAFAKAKHIAVITGAGVSAESGVPTFRGAGGYWRKWQAQQLATPEAFARNPSRVWEFYHHRREVMLTKSPNPAHVAIAECEARLSKQGRKMVLITQNIDELHRRAGSRSLFEIHGSLFKTRCTNCGSVRENYNSPVCPALAGKGAPEPEVQEAGIPVQELPRCEEHGCSGLLRPDVVWFGETLDSNVLGEVEKELEICDLCLVVSFPRALWYNAAPSSCSP, from the exons ATGATTCTCCTTCAGTTCCACACCCGCAGACTGGTGACGCACGTGTACAGTGGCCTGAAGCCAACATCCCAAAAAAATGGCATCACGCTGGAAATGACTCGTCCAAGTTCTA ACCTGGCTGATTTCCGAGAAGCCTTTGCTAAGGCAAAGCACATTGCAGTGATTACAGGCGCCGGTGTCAGTGCAGAGAGTGGAGTCCCCACTTTCAGAGGAGCCGGAGGATACTGGAGGAAATGGCAAGCCCAG CAATTGGCGACACCTGAGGCCTTTGCCAGGAACCCCTCCCGGGTCTGGGAATTTTATCACCATCGGAGGGAAGTGATGCTGACGAAAAGTCCAAACCCAGCGCATGTGGCCATCGCAGAGTGTGAAGCCCGGCTGAGCAAACAGGGACGGAAGATGGTGCTCATAACCCAGAACATTGATGAGCTGCACCGCAGGGCAGGATCCCGCAGCCTCTTTGAAATACACG gGAGTTTGTTCAAGACCCGATGTACCAACTGCGGCAGCGTCCGAGAAAACTACAATAGCCCTGTGTGTCCGGCTCTCGCTGGAAAGGG TGCTCCTGAGCCGGAGGTGCAGGAGGCTGGCATCCCTGTACAGGAACTTCCACG GTGTGAAGAGCATGGCTGCAGCGGCCTACTCCGTCCCGACGTGGTGTGGTTTGGAGAGACCTTGGATTCCAATGTCCTAGGAGAAGTGGAAAAAGAACTTGAAATATGCGACCTCTGTTTGGTG GTTTCATTTCCACGGGCCTTGTGGTACAACGCTGCCCCCAGCTCTTGCTCGCCATGA
- the SIRT5 gene encoding NAD-dependent protein deacylase sirtuin-5, mitochondrial isoform X1, protein MILLQFHTRRLVTHVYSGLKPTSQKNGITLEMTRPSSNLADFREAFAKAKHIAVITGAGVSAESGVPTFRGAGGYWRKWQAQQLATPEAFARNPSRVWEFYHHRREVMLTKSPNPAHVAIAECEARLSKQGRKMVLITQNIDELHRRAGSRSLFEIHGSLFKTRCTNCGSVRENYNSPVCPALAGKGAPEPEVQEAGIPVQELPRCEEHGCSGLLRPDVVWFGETLDSNVLGEVEKELEICDLCLVVGTSSIVYPAAMFAPQVAARGVPVAEFNMETTPATTSFTFHFHGPCGTTLPPALARHETEIIS, encoded by the exons ATGATTCTCCTTCAGTTCCACACCCGCAGACTGGTGACGCACGTGTACAGTGGCCTGAAGCCAACATCCCAAAAAAATGGCATCACGCTGGAAATGACTCGTCCAAGTTCTA ACCTGGCTGATTTCCGAGAAGCCTTTGCTAAGGCAAAGCACATTGCAGTGATTACAGGCGCCGGTGTCAGTGCAGAGAGTGGAGTCCCCACTTTCAGAGGAGCCGGAGGATACTGGAGGAAATGGCAAGCCCAG CAATTGGCGACACCTGAGGCCTTTGCCAGGAACCCCTCCCGGGTCTGGGAATTTTATCACCATCGGAGGGAAGTGATGCTGACGAAAAGTCCAAACCCAGCGCATGTGGCCATCGCAGAGTGTGAAGCCCGGCTGAGCAAACAGGGACGGAAGATGGTGCTCATAACCCAGAACATTGATGAGCTGCACCGCAGGGCAGGATCCCGCAGCCTCTTTGAAATACACG gGAGTTTGTTCAAGACCCGATGTACCAACTGCGGCAGCGTCCGAGAAAACTACAATAGCCCTGTGTGTCCGGCTCTCGCTGGAAAGGG TGCTCCTGAGCCGGAGGTGCAGGAGGCTGGCATCCCTGTACAGGAACTTCCACG GTGTGAAGAGCATGGCTGCAGCGGCCTACTCCGTCCCGACGTGGTGTGGTTTGGAGAGACCTTGGATTCCAATGTCCTAGGAGAAGTGGAAAAAGAACTTGAAATATGCGACCTCTGTTTGGTG GTTGGAACCTCTTCTATTGTCTATCCTGCCGCAATGTTTGCACCGCAAGTGGCTGCTAGAGGGGTACCAGTAGCAGAGTTTAACATGGAAACTACACCAGCTACCACAAGCTTTAC GTTTCATTTCCACGGGCCTTGTGGTACAACGCTGCCCCCAGCTCTTGCTCGCCATGAAACAGAAATAATCTCTTGA